From the genome of Symphalangus syndactylus isolate Jambi chromosome 13, NHGRI_mSymSyn1-v2.1_pri, whole genome shotgun sequence:
ACCTGCAGAGGAGGAGCGGAAAGAGGGGGTGGGGCCTGTGGAGGGGGCGTGGCCGAAGGAGACATTGTGGGAGAGGCCGGGGGAGAGGGTGGGACCTGCAGAGGAGGTGTAGCTAGAGGTGGTGGGGCCTGTGGAGGGGGCGTGGCCGAAGGAGACATTGGGGGAGAGGCAGGGGGAGAGGGTGGGACCTGCAGAGGAGGTGCGGCTAGAGAGGGTGGGGCCTGTGGAGGGGGCGTGGCCGAAGGAGACACTGTGGGTGAGGCAGGGGGAGAGAAAGGGGCCTGCACTGGGggtgagggagggggagagaaaggGGCCTGCCGAAGGTGCGCTGCCAGAGCATTTGGGGCCTGTGGAGAGGGTGTGGCCAAGGGAGACAAAGGGGGTGAGgcagggggagagggaagggccTGCAGAGGAggcaaggccagggcaggtggggcCTGTGGAGGGGGCGTGGCCAAAGGAGACAGAGGGGGAGAGGGCATGCCCTGCAAAGAGGGTGAGGCCAGAGCAGGTGGGGCCTGTGGAGGAGGCGTGGCTATGGAAGAGGGAGTCTCTGGAGGGGGCGTGGTCAATGGCGAAGGTGGTGCTTGCAGAGGGTGTGGGGCTGGACAAGGTGGAGTCTCCAGGTAGGGTGTGGTCAGGGGAGCAGAAGCTGTCTGCAGAGAGGGCGGGGCTAGAGAAGGTAGGTTCTCCAGAGGGGGTGTGGTCAGGGAAGCAGGAGGTGTCTGCAGAGAGGGCAGGGTTAGGGAAGATTGGGTCTCCAGAGGGGGCATGGTCAGGGAAGATTGGGTCTCCGGAGGGGGCATGGTCAGGGAAGAGGGAGGTGCCTGAGGAGAGTCGGAGGCCAGAGAAGATAGCGCCTGCAGAGGGGGTATGGTCAGGGGTGAGTTTAGGGGTgagacagcaggagagagagaagtctGCAGAGGGGGTGAggcaggaagggaaagaggggcCTGCAGAGGGGGTGAATCAGGGGGAGTAGAGGCCGGCCGAGAAGGTGAGGTCAAAGAAGCTTGGGTTTGCCGAGGGGACATTGTCAGGAAAGAATGTGTGGCCTGCAGAGTGGGTGAGCCCAAAGAAGTTGTGGCCTGCAGAGAGGACAAAGCCAGAGGAGAGGGAGGTGCCTGCAGAGACGGTGAGGTCAGAGAATGTTGGACCTGTATTGGGGGAATGGTCTGGGGAGAGGGCGGGGCCTGCATAGGGGGCGTAGTCATAGAAGGTGGGGCCTGTGggtggggcggagcctgcagaGGCGGTGAGGCCAAAAGGGGAGAAACTAGAGGAGGATCCTGCAGAGAGACTGTGGtcaaaggagagggagaggcctGCAGAGGCAATGTGGCCAGAAGAGGAGAGTCCTGCAGAGGAAGAGTGGCCAGAGTGTGGGGCGTGGCCTGGGGAGAGGGCAGAGACGGGGAAGGACAGGCCTGCGGAGGGGGCGTGGTCAGGGCAGAAAGTCCTGGCTGAGGGAGTGTGCCGAGGGGAGAAGCCGGATTCTCCAGAGATGTTGCCGGAAAAACAGGGCCTTGTAGAGGAGACGTGGCTGACAGAGGAGGTGTGGccaagggagagaggagagtcGGAAGAGAGGGCAACGCTGGATTAGCTTGGGTCGGGGGCATACTCTGCAGAGGGGATGAAACTGATGGAGAGACTGAAGCCACAAAAGCGGCTGTGGCCAGGGAAGAGACGCCTGCTTCTGGAAAGGATATAATCAGCTGTGTGGGTGGAGCTTGCGAGGGGGGCGTGGCTGGTGGAGAGGGGAGGGTCTGCAGAGAGGGTGGAGCAGAGGGGGAAGGAGGGGCTAGAGGAAGGGGCGTGGCCAACTGACAGGTAAGCCTCGAGTGGGACGTGGCCGGCAGGGTGGGCGGGGCCTGACTTTGGAGAGCGGCTGGCGGAGGGGGCGTTACcggtggagagggagggagcgTGGCTGGCAGGGGAGTGGCTGCGTTGTCGGGAGGCGGTACGGGTCTTGCCTTGGTACCCGATGGAGAGGGTGTGGccaaaggagaggaagaaagcgGGCCTAGTGCTGGGGCTGCGTCCTTCCTTGAGGGTGTGACCTGAGGGGGGCGCAGAGCCTGCAGTCCTTTCGGCTTGGGCTGCGAGGAATGCGCAGGAGCCCTGGGTGTTCCGCGGGCTGAGGGCCCAGAACgggctggggaggagagaggggtggCGCTGGAGTTCAGGGAGCGCGAGGCCGGCCTCTGGAGACCCCCACCAGCGCTGGGCCGCCTCCTGGCAGCCGGGCTTGGCTCGGTGATACTGTGCTCCAAGGTGCTGCTCACTGATTTCCGGGGGCCCTCTGTCGGGGGCCGTGGCCGGGCACTCGGAGCTGGCCGGGGGAGCCCCACCTCGGTGCCCGCAGCCCGGGACCGACGGGCCATGGCCGGGGAGGGGGTTCCTGGGGTAGGCCCGGAAGTGTCTGGAGAAAAAGTAGAAGGCCAGGGGTCACTGATACCTCTGAGGCGGCCCCCCTCGCTGCCCAGGAACCCCACTCTTCTCCAGGTCACGTACCTCTCCGTGCCCCAGCGCTGAGGGCACTCCTTTTGGGAGCCTCTGTAGCTTTTTCTCTGGCCACAGTTTCCTCCGCTGGGATCCGGAGTCCCTTCTGACCAAGAGGGCCTGGCCTGGAGACAGAAGGGGCCACGCTCAGGCCTAGGTCCTTGTTTGGCTTCCCAAGCctatttccccatctgtgaaatgggcatgaGCCCTCTCTGAGGACCAATAATGGCTTTCACCCAATTTGTGCCCAGTGACCTGCAAGTGCTCCCGCGCCCCAACTCGTGTAAAATAAAAGGTTCCAGACTCTGTGACTCTAACTCTGGCTTAGGAGACTGGGGGAGAGGGAGCAGGTTACCTGGTGGTCCCGCTGGCACGCCCTGGGCTAGAAACAGGGCCTGGGCTGGTGTTCTTGGCAGGAGgagctctctcccctctcccagaggctgggggcctggaggCTGCGGGGAGAAGGCCGAGTCACAGGTGCCCCGGAGAGGTGGCGGTGGAGGTGAGACTGGACAGGTATTGGAAGGGGGAGGGAAGATGGGGGCGGAGCTGAGGAAGGTGGCTGGGGTACCTGGGTTTCGGGAACTTGTCCCAGCACTCCGCGTTGGTCCCGCTCGGGGAGCAGACTCGGGAAGAGTGGCCCCGCCGATGCCCCCCGCTCGCTCTGCCAGAGGCTTTCGCCCCACTGCTCCCGCAGCTCCCAGAACTCGGAGGGCTGCCGGAGTTACTGGGGGAGGGGGTCGAGGAGAGCCTGGGGgcctgggggtcagaagtccaggaGGGCGAGCAGTCGGCGTCCGCGCGGCGGCCCCTGCCTTCGCCTTGTCTCTCTTGTTGTCCATCTTGCACCTGAAGAGACAAACCGGTCCGCATCCCAGGTTCTGGACAGCTACGCTGCCTCCAGAGACCTGGACCCTGCTACCTCACTGCCCTTTCGCAGCATCGCCACCCATGGACACTCAAACCTCGGCCTCGGCTTCCATCTGCTCGGCTCCCACGCACCTACACCCACTCGCCAGCCCCACTGCTCCTCGCTGTCCCCAAGTCCAACCCCCCACCGCTTTTCCCTAAAGCGAAGAGGCCCTGCCCGCCCCAGCCCACCTCCTCCCCTGCCTCGGCTCCAATTCAGGACCGATCTCCACGCCCCTACCCCTTACCCCTTCAGGGACTCAGACCGCCAGCCTGGAGAGCAGGGGACTGCCACGGGCTCAGGATGTGGGGGACCGGAGCGCACGCCCGGGTCTCCCCGCCAGCCCCCAGCGGCCTCCCCCGGCCTCCCCGAGGGATGCCTGCACCTGCCGGGAGGCAGAGCGGCCCCGCTGCCCGCGAACGGGCTCCGGGAGACAAAGAGCCGCGTCCCGGGCCCGACCCCTCCCCCAGCCGGGCCTGGCCCGCGCCCAGCCTCTCCACCTGCTCGCGTCGCGCTCACCTCCGCCTCCGGTCTCCGGCCGCTCCTCGCAGAGTCGCCTGGGGTGGGGCCCGGGCCGGAGCGACGCGGTGGCCGCCAGCGGCGAGGAGGCGAGGGGAGGGGGCTGCCGGCTGCGGCGCCTGGGGAGCCGAGCCGGTCCCGCCCCTCGGCCGCGGGCGGGAGAGCCGGGGGCGCGCGCTCGATCCCGACCCGGGAGCGCGGCCGGCGGAAGCGCGCCGAGGGGGATGGGGGAGATGCGCGCTTTGGAGAGAGGGGTGGCTTCTCCGCGGTCCGGGGGAAGCCTGTTTCCACAGCTGCGCCTGAGGCACCCAGAGAGTCAACGGTTTGGACTGGGGGAGCAAATCCCTGGGGTCCTTCTCTGTCCTCCCCAACACATACACCTGCCCCGACCCCCACCACAACAACCTGGCACCAAGGACCGCCTGGACGCGGATAGGCTGGGCCCTGGCAACCAGGAGGCGGGACCACCGCGCCTCTGGCCCACACACCAATCCGGCCGCTCGGTGGCCCTGGCACTATCCAGTCCTTCGCGTCTGCGAAAGCTAGGCTGCCCAGGGTCTCTGAGGGGCAGCCGTCCCCCGCCCCACACCCGAAGGTGTTCCCCAGACGCCAGGAAACCCCTTATCTGGTTGGGGGGTCGAGGGACTGCTAAGAGAATGCTGCCCTGGGAATTTCAGGATGCAAGGTAGACCCCAGATtttggggaagagaaagaaagaaaggaggaataaGAGGGAGAGCGACAGGAGACACAGTATATTCTGTGAGAGGTGACCCAGCCGTCTGCAGGGTAGAGCACGGCCACCCTCCACACCCTCCCAGCTAACGGGATGTCAAGTCAGCCCAGGCTTCCTGGCAAAGCTGGGCTTCCGGGGGACAAGGTTATGCAGACCTAGGAGGTGTCAAAACAAATGCAtaagaccgggcgcggtggctcacgcctgtaatcccactgctttgggaggctgaggcgggcggatcacttgagctcaggagttcgagacccagcctggccaacatggtgaaaccctctctctaccaaaaaatacaaaaattagccgggcgtgctggcgagcacctgtaatcccagctactcgggaggctgaggcaggagaatcgcttgaacccgggagggggaggttacagtgagccgagattgcgccactgcactccagcctgggcgacagagcgagactctgtctcaaaaacaaaaacaaacaaagaaaaacacaagtTAATGAAGGACGCAGAAGATCCTTTACAAGGATCCCAGCCCAGCCGGAGCGAGTGGGAGGTGTCCTGTTGGTGACTTCAGCCAGGGCAGGGGCCTTGGTGGAGAGCTGTGCTCCAGGACTGTGGCATGAAGAGGATGGAAGCCTGAGGGTGGAAACGGCCGTTCCTCAGCTCCCTCTCCTTATAAGAAGAGTctgagcagggcatggtggctcacgcatgtaatcccagcactttgggaggccgaggtgggcggatcacaaggtcaagagatggagaccatcctggctaacacggtgaaaccccgtctctactaaaaatacaaaaaattaaccgggcgtggtgatgggcgcctgtagtcccagctactccggaggctgaggcaggagaatggcgtgaacccgggaggcggagcttgcagtgagccgaaatcgcgccactgtactccagcctgggcaacagtgcgagactccgtcacacatacacaaaaaaagagtCTGGCCTTGTCACCTCTGTCAGCCAAGTCCCCTCCTCATACGGCCTCCATGAGCTTTCCGCCTGGATGTCGCATCCCTCCAGACTCACAGCCACTTTTTACCATATTAGGAAACCAGCGCCCTCTGCCCCATTGCCAACCCCATCGCAAGCTCATACGCACAGTTCACTCCCTCCTGGAAATCAGGGGGCCTCCATGTACAGGAAACAGATAATGCAACTTGGCATCGGGTGAACTGGGGTTGGGGGTAGGGATGTTGTGCCCATTTGAGGTTGCAGAAATGGAAGGCAGAGAAAAATGGCAGAGCTGAATGCCATGCTTTGGCCTCCAGATTGGATCATTCTAGGCCTTATCTTCTCCCTCAGTCTACCAATGATCACCCGTGTGAACCCCTTGTGGCATGACACCAGCCTGGTTCCCTGTCTACCCACCCACACCCAGTGCCTCCTTCCAAATCACATCCACCTACACAGATCCCTGtcctcctatttatttatttttgagacaggatctcactctgtcacccaggctggagtgcagtggcacgatcatcatggcttcacagctcactgcagcctcgacctcccaggctccagtgatcctcccacctcagcctcccaagtagctgggactatcagctgaggtgggtagatcatttgaagacaagagttcgagaccagcctagccgacatggtgaaactctgtctctactaaaaatacaaaaaattagctgggtgtggtgcctaaagtcccagctactcagaagactgagatgtgagaatcgcttgaacccaggaggcggaagttgcagtgagccgagatcatgccactgcactccagcctgggcgacagagagactccgtctcaaaaaaaaaaaaaaaaaaaaaaaaacccagatcacctgaggtcaggagttcgagaccagcctggccaacatggtgaaaccccgtctctactaaaaatacacaaattaaccgggcatggtggccaggcacctgtaatgccacctactcgggaggctgaggtaggagaatcgcttgaacctaggaggcagaggttgcagtgagccgagatcacgccattgcattccagcctgggcaacagagcaagactccgtcacaaaaaaacaaacaaaaacaaaaacaacaacaaaaaaacaagtagctgggactaaagccTACCCCACCatatcaggctaatttttaaatcttttgtagaaacagagtctcgctgttacccaggctggtctcaaactcctgggctcaagtgacgctcccacctcaacctcccagactgctggcactacaggcaggagccacctcactcagcctCTCCTGCCTTCTCACTATGATGCAAGGGTTCCTCCAGGGTACACAAAACCCACCCTGTAATTAATTGGGATCTGGACTCTGCCCTCTTATAAAAACACTCCCAAAACCTCCATCAACAAGAGAGATGAGTAACATGAATCAAAGTGTCCCCTACAATGGAATGGAACTTGGCAGCAGAAAGGAACAGACTACTGCTACTCTCAAAACAGGGACTAATCTCAAAAGCACACCGAACAAAAGAAGCCACAAAAAGCAcgcactgtatgattccatttatagaacattctagaAAATGCGACTAATCTGTAGTGACAGACAGCACATCAGTGGATGCTTGGAACAGGTGGGGGAGGGATATTGAATGAACTGCCCAGCGTAGCCACTCTTAGGCACGTGACTCTCAGGTGAGGGCCAGGCgattgtggtcccagctactggggaggctaagacaggaggatcccattgagcccaggagtttgaggccagctagGGAAATAtgaggagaccccatctctaaaagaaaaataaataaatcacaaatatatatgtatatgtgtgtgtgtgtgtatatatatttacacatatatatatatatatatttttttttttttttttttgaggcgcagttttgctcttgttgcccaggctggagtgcaatggtgtgaccttggccctaatttttaattaatttatttatttttgaggcagagtttcactcttgttgcccaggctggagtgcaatggcgcgatatcagctcatcgcaacctctgcctcccaggttcaagcaattctccggcctcagcctcccgagtagctgggattacaggtatgggccaccaagcccggctaattttgtatttttagtaaagatggggtttctccgtgttggtcaggatggtctcgaactcctgacttcaggtgatccacccacctcggcctcccaaagtgctgggattacaggcgtgagccactgcacctggccatatatatatatatatatatatatatatattttttttttttttttttttgaggaagcaatttctttaattttatcagAATCCAGGACACAACAAGAAAAACACCCAAAAACCACATGGAGACAGGAGATGAGACACAACTCCTCCCCCACCGCCTCCCTGCTCTAGAGTGGGAACGAAGTCGGGGTGAGACAGCTTGGGGGAGACCTGAACCTCAGTCCACCCCTACAGGCTCCAGGCCTGCAGGGAAGGAGGGTAACGGGGAGGCAAGGCCCAGCCCCCCAGTTTGGGGAAACAGCTGAGGGAAGGCCTCCctcaaaaggccccacctcctcacCAGCACTCCTGCCCAGGGACAGGGAGCCCACAGCAGCAAGGGGACCTCGGGGCCATGGCCGCCTTCATGACTGAGAAGTAGCTGAGTGGAGGCAGGAGACACACGATTATCTGGTTAGAATCAGTTAGGGCAGGGGCCTGGAAGGCCCCCATGGGCCAAACCCTGAGGTCACAGGAGGGGGCCCAAAGCGGGGCTAGTGAGTGAGGTCCTGAGTGAGTGGGTCAGTGGCTGGGCCCCTTTCTCTAGCTTCCTGTAGCCCCTCCAATACTGCTGCCAGGGGGGCCTGCCTCCAGGGAAATGGGATAAGAAAGCAGCCTGCCCCTGCTGCAGACAGAGCCAGGTGGCTGAGGCCAGGAAGGAAGGCCCGGCCAGGCCTTGCCACCTGCCCCAGAGGCCTGTGGAAAAAGGACAGGTCAGGAAGGGTGGGGACAGGGGTTCGACCGGCTCAGATCCAAGATGCTGCCACGCTTGCTTGCTGAGTCCCCCATGAGCTGGGGCACCCCACTGGGGCCAGCGACTAGTTAGACAGGAGGCAGCAACTTCACAAGAAATCCTTCACAGCTGCCATTCCCTGAGGACAGCAGCTGTGCATGACACCCGGGTATGTCTTGAACTGGACCCTGGCAGGTGTGACAACAGACCAGAGCTTCTCAGCCGTCAGGGCACCATGGGGTCCAGCTCCCCCTGGCGCTAGAGGATGGCCAGGTCCTTGGCACTGCATTTAGCTGCCTGGGGGAAGGCCCGGTGCAGAGGCAGCCAGCAGCTCAACGCTACGATACCAGCCAGAGGGTGGGGGCAGGTGAGGGCCGTGTAGAGGGACGGGGCCCCGCCCTGTGAAAAGCCTCCCAGGACGATTTGATCGGCAGGGATCCCGTTCTTCATTTCATGCTCAATCAAGGCCTTGATGTTCTCTGCTGCCTTCTTGATGCCAGCCTCGTCCTCTGGGGCATCTGGACTCAGCCCCATCAGGTCAAACCAGGAGGGTGTCACCATCTTCATGTTGAGAGTCACAGGGATCCTAGGCGCATGGGGACAGGTGTACTTGATGTGAGGGAGCCGGATGGCGGGGAGGGCGTCAGCCCAGCTGTGCCCTGTGTCTCCAAGTCCATGTAAAAAACTAACCGCAGCTGTTTCCCGCTCAGCTCCAGACACGGTGGCAGCATCGGTGAGAGGGGCATAGACACGGTGTTACCACACATACACCACATGGCTCCACGGCAGGAGCCTCCACTCCCTGGGGCTTCCAAGGCCGCTGGGGCGATTCTCCTCTTTCTCCCGCAGACACACACTCTTCCCCCTCGGCCACCCCcgctccatatatatatatatatattttaaacagtgaggggcttttttgttttgttttgttttgttttgtgttgtgttggttttgtttgttcatttgtttgtttgtttttacggagtcctgctctgtcgcccaggctggagtgcagtggtttgatctcagctcactgcaacctccacctcctgggttcaagtgattctcctgcctcagcctcctgagtagctgggattacaggtgccctccaccacgcccagctaattttttgtatttttagtagagacaagttttcaccatgttggccaggctggtcttgaactcctgacctcacgtaatccacccgcctcagcctcccaaagtgctggtattacaggcgtgagccaccacgcccagaccctaattttgtatttttagtagagacggggtttcaccgtgttggtcaggctggtcttgaactcctggcctcaagtgatccacccaccttgacctcccaaagtgctgggattacaggcgtgagccattgcagcCCAGCCAATACATACTTTTTTAAAGCTAGTAAATtatggggtaatttgttacaaagtAATAGCTAACTCACATTCCAAAATCTTAGAAGCTGGATAGTAAATAACAAGTACTGAGGGGccatgtggagaaattggaacacaaGTAtcctgttgatgggaatgtaaactggtacagctAAACccagtgcagtagctcatgcttgtaatcccagcacttagggaggctgaggcaggcagatcacttgagctcaggagttcaagaccagcctggccaacatgacaaaaccccctctctactaaaaatagaaaaattagccagccgtggtggtgcatgcctgtaatcccagctacttgggaggctgaggcaggagaatcacttgaacccgggagcggacgttgcaatgagctgagatcacaccactgcactccagccagggtgacagagtgagattccatctcaaaaaaaaaaaaaagaaagaaaagaaaagaaagaaatatttgtacaatCATTTTCatagcagcagtattcacaagaaccaaaaggtggaagcaacccccAAGCGTCCACCAGCAGAGGGGTAAATAGATAAAATGTGgttcatccatacaatggaatattacgcAGGCTTGAAAAGGCAGaaaattctgatgcatgctgTGACATGGATGAACCATGAGGACATCATGCTCAGgggaataagccagacacaaaaggacaaatcctGTATAATTCCACTTGTAGGAGGTCCCTAGAGGAGTCAGATTCatgggagacagaaagtagaatggtgggtgccaggggttatgggagggaggtggggagttagtgtttcatggggacagagtttcaatTTGAGAAGATGAGAAAGTTCAGGAGATGGATGTTGGTGATGGTTGGACAACCATGTGAATAtgcttaatgccactgagctGCACACTTAGGAATGGTtacaatggctgggcacagtggcttacgcctgtaatcctaacactttgggagggtaaggccagaggatcacctgagaccagaagttcaggaccagcctgggcaatatattgagaccccgtctctacaaaaagaaaatctaaaaaatagctgggtgcagtggcacacacctgtagtcccagctacttgggaggctgaagtggggaggatcacctgagcccaagggttcgaggctacagtgagctatgatgaaaccactgcactccagtctgggtgacagagcaagacctcatctccaaaatttaaaaaaaaaattaaactggtcaattttatattatattggaccaaaatttaatttttttctttttttttttttttttttttttttgagacggagtctcgctctgtcgcccaggctggagtgcagtggcgcgatctcggctcactgcaagctccgcctcctgggttcacgccattctcctgcctcagcctctctgagtagctgggactacaggcgcccgccaccacgcccggctaacttttttttgtatttttagtagagatggggtttcaccgtggtctcgatctcctgacctcgtgatccgcccgcctcggcctcccaaagtgctgggattacaagcgtgagccaccgcgcccggcccaattttttttcttttaatttcaggaGAAACCTTAAAAgccaattgaaaaaatatatgttctttcTTAGAGATGatgcctcactctgttgctca
Proteins encoded in this window:
- the PRR36 gene encoding proline-rich protein 36, with the translated sequence MDNKRDKAKAGAAARTPTARPPGLLTPRPPGSPRPPPPVTPAALRVLGAAGAVGRKPLAERAGGIGGATLPESAPRAGPTRSAGTSSRNPASRPPASGRGERAPPAKNTSPGPVSSPGRASGTTRPGPLGQKGLRIPAEETVAREKATEAPKRSALSAGARRDTSGPTPGTPSPAMARRSRAAGTEVGLPRPAPSARPRPPTEGPRKSVSSTLEHSITEPSPAARRRPSAGGGLQRPASRSLNSSATPLSSPARSGPSARGTPRAPAHSSQPKPKGLQALRPPQVTPSRKDAAPALGPLSSSPLATPSPSGTKARPVPPPDNAATPLPATLPPSPPVTPPPPAALQSQAPPTLPATSHSRLTCQLATPLPLAPPSPSAPPSLQTLPSPPATPPSQAPPTQLIISFPEAGVSSLATAAFVASVSPSVSSPLQSMPPTQANPALPSLPTLLSPLATPPLSATSPLQGPVFPATSLENPASPLGTLPQPGLSALTTPPPQACPSPSLPSPQATPHTLATLPLQDSPLLATLPLQASPSPLTTVSLQDPPLVSPLLASPPLQAPPHPQAPPSMTTPPMQAPPSPQTIPPIQVQHSLTSPSLQAPPSPLALSSLQATTSLGSPTLQATHSFLTMSPRQTQASLTSPSRPASTPPDSPPLQAPLSLPASPPLQTSLSPAVSPLNSPLTIPPLQALSSLASDSPQAPPSSLTMPPPETQSSLTMPPLETQSSLTLPSLQTPPASLTTPPLENLPSLAPPSLQTASAPLTTPYLETPPCPAPHPLQAPPSPLTTPPPETPSSIATPPPQAPPALASPSLQGMPSPPLSPLATPPPQAPPALALPPLQALPSPPASPPLSPLATPSPQAPNALAAHLRQAPFSPPPSPPVQAPFSPPASPTVSPSATPPPQAPPSLAAPPLQVPPSPPASPPMSPSATPPPQAPPPLATPPLQVPPSPPASPTMSPSATPPPQAPPPLSAPPLQVLPSPLASLPMSPLAKPPPQAPPALATPPLQAPPSPSASLPGQARFSPSASPTMSPLATPPPQAPPVLAAPLLQVPPSPPASPTLQAPRRPPTPGPDTSVSGPRLTLALAPGPPPPPSRSPSSTLSGPDLAGHSSSATSTPEELRGYDSGPEGGAAASPPPDAELAACHPAAWSRGPAPPLAFRGAPGAQLPWPPAAGPGSADGLCTIYETEGPESATPAPGALDPEPSPGASGGKAAAGAGAGTSSRSPKQARLGELPLGALQASVVQHLLSRTLLLAAAEGAAGGSAGGSGGAGGGGVTGGARAALSDAELGRWAELLSPLDESRASITSVTSFSPDDVASPQGDWTVVEVETFH